The following proteins come from a genomic window of Crassostrea angulata isolate pt1a10 chromosome 1, ASM2561291v2, whole genome shotgun sequence:
- the LOC128174650 gene encoding uncharacterized protein LOC128174650 gives MIYIDNDYNVNKLSKNIKTITTFIKSTPSVFGPRCLYCSPVSGDLLVGMSVKENDVELMEYVGMIDIYITTICIVKSYNQNGQLIQTIERDDTDKPYAYLGIYNHPDYITENNNGDVVVSYFGSEYGSVLVIDRGGKHRFSYTGPPSGSGRLGPLGVCIDALSHILVCDGITNTVQLLDCDGQFLSHLLIRPPGIFSPCSLSYDVNTHRLWVGSERNNKVCVFRYIARKDTLADQDKRPDVMDSIGQIPAIKTQGNECLLKLVYPFELLEKKILPDDLYRCTHISLLTSSRAWVGDGSDNLYLMSITGKILYRIINLLYGSSGSHTVNGECELIYIDTDYNINTLTKDMRTCSVFIKKIKDSIWEPRCVFCSPSTGDLLVGMYSNDLDIGKVTRYNQSGQLTQTIQHDSTGLELYCKPSFITENSNGDVVVSDHESSFHNSESGAVVVTERCGKYRFSYTGHPPGSGIQPRGICTDALSNILVCDDRTQELHILNSDGQFLSRHQPPSSHLQLHSVCYDADTYCLWVCFDRKIFVYKYISLQDSQTGCGGSEEKSLKKEHRISDADLNCAWSHVESDQEM, from the exons ATGATTTACATAGATAATGACTATAACGTTAACAAactatcaaaaaatataaaaacaattaccACATTTATAAAATCAACCCCCTCAGTGTTTGGTCCTCGGTGTCTGTACTGCTCCCCGGTCAGTGGCGATCTGCTTGTAGGCATGTCAGTTAAGGAGAATGATGTTGAACTGATGGAATATGTTGGaatgattgatatatatataacaacaaTATGCATTGTTAAAAGTTACAACCAGAACGGTCAACTAATTCAAACTATTGAACGTGACGACACAGATAAACCATATGCATACCTGGGTATTTATAACCATCCTGATTATATAACTGAAAATAACAATGGGGATGTTGTGGTTTCTTACTTTGGTTCTGAATACGGTTCTGTTTTGGTGATAGATCGTGGAGGAAAACATCGTTTCTCTTACACAGGCCCTCCATCAGGATCTGGACGATTAGGTCCGCTTGGAGTCTGTAttgacgcgctgtcacacattCTGGTCTGTGATGGCATAACTAATACAGTACAGTTGTTAGACTGTGACGGTCAGTTTCTTTCACATCTTCTGATAAGACCACCGGGGATATTCTCACCATGtagcctgagttatgatgtcaacacccACCGTCTCTGGGTTGGATCCGAGAGAAACAACAAAGTATGTGTTTTTAGATATATAGCCCGAAAGGACACTCTGGCGG ACCAAGATAAACGCCCAGATGTGATGGATTCAATAGGTCAAATCCCAGCCATTAAGACACAAGGAAATgagtgtctgctgaaactggTGTATCCCTTTGAGTTActggaaaaaaagattttgcctGATGATCTTTATCGTTGTACTCACATTTCCCTTTTGACTTCAAGCCGGGCCTGGGTCGGTGACGGGTCAGACAATCTTTACTTAATGAGCATAACAGGTAAAATTTTATATCGCATAATCAATTTGCTTTATGGAAGCTCAGGATCACATACGGTTAACGGCGAGTGTGAACTTATTTATATAGACACTGACTATAACATCAATACACTAACAAAAGATATGAGAACATGCTCTGTAttcattaagaaaataaaagacTCTATATGGGAACCACGGTGTGTGTTCTGCTCtccgtccactggggatctactggttGGGATGTATTCTAACGATCTAGACAtaggcaaggtaacccggtacaaccagagtggacaaTTGACACAAACCATACAACATGACAGCACAGGACTGGAACTATATTGCAAACCAAGCTTTATAACAGAGAACagcaatggggatgtcgtggtgtcagACCATGAGTCATCATTCCATAACTCTGAGTCTGGTGCTGTAGTCGTGACAGAGCGTTGTGGAAAGTATCGTTTCTCGTATACAGGACATCCACCAGGATCAGGAATACAGCCAAGAGGAATCTGTACCGACGCGCTATCAAACATTCTGGTGTGTGACGACAGAACCCAAGAACTACATATTTTAAACAGTGACGGTCAGTTTCTGTCCCGCCATCAGCCACCATCATCGCATTTGCAACTACACAGCGTTTGTTACGATGCCGATACCTACTGTCTTTGGGTTTGCTTCGACAGGAAGATTTTtgtctataaatatatatcgcTGCAGGACTCACAAACAGGTTGTGGAGGTTCGGAGGAAAAGTCACTGAAGAAAGAACATAGAATAAGTG ATGCTGATTTAAACTGTGCCTGGTCCCACGTGGAATCAGATCAAGAAATGTGA